The Nitratidesulfovibrio sp. SRB-5 genome includes a window with the following:
- a CDS encoding molybdopterin-binding protein, whose protein sequence is MQGHEHGLSIVPVHEAVGMMLCHDMTRIIPGVEKGPGFRKGHIIAPGDIPLLLQMGKEHVYALRLGAGQLHEDDAAMRLARLVGGAGVAPEARCEGRVNLVAEHDGLLRVDVPALGRLNGLGELAVSTLHGLCAVRAGQMVAGMRVIPLIVHEQLLHEAEHALAGAPVVSVLPFRRARVGMVTTGSEVFHGRIQDKFGPVVRRKFAELGSEVVRQVLVADDRDATARAIRELVDEGADMVVVTGGMSVDPDDQTPAGIRAAGARVVAYGAPVLPGSMFMLAYLGEVPVMGLPGCVMYHRASIFDLVAPRLLAGLAVTREDIIALGHGGLCLGCQECRYPACPFGKGA, encoded by the coding sequence ATGCAAGGTCACGAGCACGGTCTTTCGATTGTCCCGGTCCACGAAGCCGTGGGCATGATGCTGTGTCACGACATGACGCGCATCATCCCCGGCGTTGAAAAGGGGCCGGGGTTCCGCAAGGGGCACATCATCGCCCCAGGGGACATCCCCCTCCTTCTGCAAATGGGGAAGGAGCACGTCTACGCCCTGCGCCTTGGCGCGGGCCAACTGCATGAAGACGATGCCGCCATGCGTCTGGCGCGCCTTGTCGGCGGTGCGGGTGTGGCCCCGGAAGCCAGGTGCGAGGGGCGGGTCAACCTTGTCGCCGAACACGACGGGCTGTTGCGCGTCGATGTTCCCGCCCTTGGCCGTCTGAACGGCCTGGGCGAACTTGCCGTGTCCACGCTGCACGGCCTGTGCGCGGTGCGCGCGGGCCAGATGGTGGCGGGCATGCGCGTCATCCCCCTCATTGTCCACGAACAACTGCTGCACGAAGCGGAACACGCCCTTGCGGGTGCGCCCGTGGTTTCCGTGCTGCCCTTTCGCCGTGCCCGCGTGGGCATGGTGACCACCGGCAGCGAGGTGTTCCACGGTCGCATCCAGGACAAGTTCGGCCCCGTGGTGCGCCGCAAGTTTGCCGAACTCGGCAGCGAGGTGGTGCGCCAGGTGCTGGTGGCCGACGACCGTGACGCCACGGCCCGGGCCATCCGCGAACTGGTGGACGAGGGGGCGGACATGGTCGTCGTCACCGGCGGCATGTCCGTGGACCCCGACGACCAGACCCCGGCGGGCATCAGGGCCGCCGGGGCGCGCGTCGTCGCATACGGGGCCCCGGTGCTGCCGGGCTCCATGTTCATGCTGGCGTATCTCGGCGAGGTGCCCGTCATGGGCCTTCCCGGGTGTGTCATGTATCACCGGGCGTCGATCTTCGACCTCGTGGCGCCCCGGCTGCTGGCCGGGCTTGCCGTCACGCGGGAGGACATCATCGCGCTCGGTCATGGCGGCCTGTGCCTCGGCTGCCAGGAATGCCGGTATCCCGCCTGCCCGTTCGGCAAGGGCGCGTAG
- the fdnG gene encoding formate dehydrogenase-N subunit alpha has product MRRRQFLKMSCVLGAGVALCGLGVDLVPIEAWADEIKKIDRLKSARQTTSVCCYCSVGCGLICATDEKTGKIINIEGDPEHPVSEGSLCAKGAGMFQTTEANEHRLTKVMYRAPNSDKWEEKSWDWAIDRIARLMKEERDKSFITQNAAGQVVNRLETLAHMGSSNLDNEECWSITAWARSLGLVYIDHQARVUHGPTVPALAESFGRGAMTNHWIDIQHSDCILIQGSNAAENHPISFKWVMRAKERGAKLIHVDPRFTRTSSKADFYAPLRSGTDIAFLGGMIKYIIDNNKIFHDYVVNYTNAPFLVDGKFGFKDGLFTGYDADKRGYDKATWSYQKDASGIILRDETLKNPRCVYQLLKAHYARYDLKKVSSITGTPEKDLKTVYEMFSSTGTKDRAGTVMYALGQTHHTVGVQNIRALAIVQLLLGNIGVCGGGVNALRGEPNVQGSTDHALLYHYLPGYLSAPRTSQQTLESYVKKLTPSTTEAKSVNWQSNYGKYAISLLKSWYGDAATKDNEFGYAWVPKADDGKDYSVMTLFDVMYAGKIKGMTVFGQNPACSIPNSNKVRAAFAKLDWMVHLNIFDNETASFWKGPGMDPAKVKTEVFLLPASASVEKAGSQTNSGRWIQWRYEATKAPGDCIYAGEAIIRIQNKLKELYKKEGGTFPDPILNMTSDGLADKGGYDAEKVAKLINGYFLADVEIGGKQYKKGDCVPSFALLQADGSTSSGNWICAGSFAQDGKNLMQRRGKADPTGLGLYPEWSFAWPVNRRVLYNRASCDPSGKPYNPKRAVLEWKDGKWVGDVPDGAPPPLAAEGGKLPFIMKPDGVSSLFGPGLGDGPFPEHYEPLESPLAKNLMSPQQNNPAILLYKSDKDMVASADARFPIVMTTYSSTEHWCTGAFTRWQSWLTEAMPQAYVEMSEELAKEKGIKNGDKVRVESARGKLECVAMVTPRFRPFLVNGKTLHQVGMPYNYGWRFPADNGDSANLLTPTVGDANSMTPEYKAFMVNVVKV; this is encoded by the coding sequence ATGCGAAGACGACAATTCCTGAAGATGTCCTGTGTGCTTGGGGCGGGTGTCGCTCTGTGCGGGCTGGGCGTCGATCTCGTGCCCATCGAGGCGTGGGCGGACGAGATCAAGAAGATCGACCGCCTGAAAAGCGCCAGGCAGACCACGTCTGTGTGCTGCTACTGTTCGGTGGGGTGCGGCCTGATCTGCGCCACCGACGAGAAGACCGGCAAGATCATCAACATCGAGGGCGATCCCGAGCACCCGGTGAGCGAAGGTTCGCTGTGCGCCAAGGGTGCGGGCATGTTCCAGACCACCGAGGCCAACGAACACCGCCTGACCAAGGTGATGTACCGCGCCCCCAACTCGGACAAGTGGGAAGAAAAGAGCTGGGACTGGGCCATCGACCGCATCGCGCGGCTGATGAAGGAAGAGCGCGACAAATCCTTCATCACCCAGAACGCGGCGGGACAGGTGGTCAACCGGCTGGAAACCCTTGCCCACATGGGCAGTTCCAACCTTGACAACGAGGAATGCTGGAGCATCACCGCCTGGGCGCGGTCTCTCGGCCTGGTGTACATAGACCACCAGGCCCGGGTCTGACACGGCCCCACCGTACCGGCTCTGGCAGAGTCGTTCGGACGCGGCGCGATGACCAATCACTGGATCGACATCCAGCACAGTGATTGCATTCTCATTCAGGGCAGCAACGCTGCCGAAAACCACCCCATATCCTTCAAGTGGGTGATGCGCGCCAAGGAAAGGGGCGCCAAGCTGATCCACGTGGACCCGCGCTTCACGCGCACCTCGTCCAAGGCCGATTTCTACGCCCCCCTGCGCTCGGGCACGGACATCGCCTTCCTTGGCGGGATGATCAAGTACATCATCGACAACAACAAGATATTCCACGATTACGTGGTCAACTACACCAACGCCCCGTTCCTGGTGGACGGCAAGTTCGGCTTCAAGGACGGGCTGTTCACCGGCTACGACGCGGATAAGCGCGGCTACGACAAGGCCACCTGGTCCTACCAGAAGGATGCCAGTGGCATCATCCTGCGCGACGAGACGCTGAAGAACCCGCGTTGCGTCTACCAGTTGCTGAAGGCGCACTACGCCCGCTACGACCTGAAGAAGGTCTCTTCCATCACCGGCACGCCCGAAAAGGACCTGAAGACCGTGTACGAGATGTTCTCGTCCACCGGCACCAAGGACCGCGCGGGCACCGTCATGTATGCCCTGGGGCAGACCCACCACACCGTGGGGGTGCAGAACATCCGCGCCCTGGCCATCGTCCAGTTGCTGCTGGGCAACATCGGGGTGTGCGGCGGCGGCGTCAACGCGCTGCGCGGCGAACCCAACGTGCAGGGGTCCACGGACCACGCCCTGCTGTACCACTACCTGCCGGGCTATCTTTCGGCCCCGCGCACCTCGCAGCAGACGCTGGAATCGTACGTCAAGAAGCTTACCCCCTCGACCACGGAAGCCAAATCCGTCAACTGGCAGTCCAACTACGGCAAGTACGCGATAAGCCTGCTGAAGTCATGGTATGGCGATGCCGCCACCAAGGACAACGAGTTCGGCTACGCCTGGGTGCCCAAGGCCGACGACGGCAAGGACTACTCGGTCATGACCCTGTTCGACGTGATGTACGCGGGCAAGATCAAGGGCATGACCGTGTTCGGGCAGAACCCCGCGTGCAGCATCCCCAACTCGAACAAGGTGCGCGCCGCCTTCGCCAAGCTGGACTGGATGGTGCACCTGAACATCTTCGACAACGAGACGGCGTCATTCTGGAAGGGACCGGGCATGGACCCCGCCAAGGTGAAAACCGAGGTCTTCCTGCTGCCCGCCTCTGCCTCCGTCGAAAAGGCTGGCAGCCAGACCAACAGCGGCCGCTGGATACAGTGGCGCTACGAGGCCACCAAGGCCCCCGGCGACTGCATCTACGCGGGTGAAGCCATCATCCGCATCCAGAACAAGCTCAAGGAACTGTACAAAAAGGAAGGCGGAACCTTCCCCGACCCCATCCTGAACATGACCTCCGACGGTCTGGCCGATAAGGGCGGCTACGACGCGGAGAAGGTGGCCAAGCTCATCAACGGCTACTTCCTGGCCGACGTGGAAATCGGCGGCAAGCAGTACAAGAAGGGAGACTGCGTGCCCTCGTTCGCCCTGTTGCAGGCCGACGGAAGCACCTCGTCGGGCAACTGGATCTGCGCGGGCAGCTTTGCCCAGGATGGCAAGAACCTGATGCAGCGGCGCGGCAAGGCAGACCCCACGGGCCTTGGCCTGTACCCGGAATGGTCGTTCGCCTGGCCGGTGAACCGCCGGGTGCTGTACAACCGCGCCTCGTGCGACCCCAGCGGAAAGCCCTACAACCCCAAGCGCGCCGTGCTGGAATGGAAGGACGGCAAGTGGGTGGGCGACGTGCCCGATGGCGCCCCGCCGCCGCTGGCGGCGGAAGGCGGCAAGCTGCCGTTCATCATGAAGCCCGACGGGGTCAGCTCCCTGTTCGGGCCGGGTCTTGGCGACGGCCCCTTCCCGGAACACTACGAACCGCTGGAAAGCCCGCTGGCCAAGAACCTGATGTCACCGCAGCAGAACAACCCCGCCATCCTGCTGTACAAGAGCGACAAGGACATGGTGGCCAGCGCCGACGCGCGCTTCCCCATCGTCATGACCACCTACTCGTCCACCGAGCACTGGTGCACCGGCGCCTTCACCCGCTGGCAATCGTGGCTTACCGAGGCCATGCCCCAGGCGTACGTGGAAATGAGCGAGGAACTGGCCAAGGAAAAGGGCATCAAGAACGGCGACAAGGTGCGCGTGGAATCGGCACGCGGCAAGCTGGAGTGCGTGGCCATGGTCACGCCGCGCTTCCGTCCCTTCCTGGTCAACGGCAAGACGCTGCATCAGGTGGGCATGCCTTACAACTACGGCTGGCGCTTCCCCGCCGACAACGGCGACAGTGCCAACCTGCTCACTCCCACGGTGGGCGACGCCAACTCCATGACGCCGGAATACAAGGCGTTCATGGTCAACGTGGTCAAGGTATAG